The following proteins are co-located in the Nocardia bhagyanarayanae genome:
- a CDS encoding NAD-dependent epimerase/dehydratase family protein, whose protein sequence is MSLRIVLGAGPVGSAVALLLAERGDRVRLVTRSGSGPDHPLIERITTDATDVPALEKQTAGATALYQCAQPPYSRWSTQFPPLVRSAIEVAERTGALLASVGNLYGYGEFDGPVRETHPQRPNSTKGRLRAQLWTEASTAHEAGRIRAVEVRGSDYLGAGANSVAIAMVLNPVRNGKLALVPGDPDAPHSWTVTGDVAKTLVAAADDETAWGAVWHVPSAPPLSLRALADLTAAVAAAPSARVRRMPYPLLWAAGLLDSDARELCELRYQFERPFVLDSSAATVKFGITPTLTEVAVRATLAALPTR, encoded by the coding sequence ATGTCCCTTCGCATCGTCCTCGGCGCTGGCCCGGTGGGCTCGGCGGTCGCACTCCTCCTCGCCGAGCGGGGCGACCGAGTTCGCCTGGTCACCCGTAGTGGCTCAGGACCGGACCACCCCCTGATCGAACGGATCACCACGGACGCCACCGACGTGCCCGCCCTCGAAAAGCAGACCGCAGGTGCGACCGCGCTCTACCAGTGCGCCCAGCCGCCGTACAGCAGGTGGTCGACGCAGTTTCCACCGCTCGTCCGCTCCGCCATCGAGGTGGCGGAGCGCACCGGCGCGCTCCTGGCGAGTGTTGGAAACCTCTATGGTTACGGCGAATTCGATGGGCCGGTCCGGGAAACCCACCCCCAGCGCCCGAACTCCACGAAGGGCCGCCTCCGCGCCCAACTCTGGACGGAGGCGTCGACCGCTCACGAGGCGGGCCGCATCCGCGCCGTCGAAGTGCGTGGCTCCGATTACCTCGGCGCAGGCGCGAATTCGGTCGCCATCGCGATGGTGCTGAACCCGGTGCGGAACGGAAAGCTCGCCCTGGTTCCCGGTGATCCGGACGCCCCGCACAGCTGGACCGTCACCGGCGACGTGGCGAAGACCCTGGTGGCCGCCGCGGACGACGAAACCGCTTGGGGCGCGGTCTGGCACGTCCCCAGCGCGCCTCCGCTCTCACTTCGCGCCCTCGCCGACCTGACCGCCGCCGTCGCCGCGGCCCCATCGGCCCGCGTCCGCCGCATGCCCTACCCCTTGTTGTGGGCCGCCGGTCTCTTGGATTCCGACGCCCGCGAACTTTGTGAACTGCGCTACCAGTTCGAGCGTCCCTTCGTACTCGATTCCTCGGCTGCCACAGTGAAATTCGGCATCACACCCACGCTTACCGAGGTTGCCGTGCGCGCCACCCTCGCCGCCCTTCCAACCCGCTGA
- a CDS encoding YybH family protein, translating into MTQQSEIAAFLDSRTDAMRSKDLDRLMSFYTSDIVYYDAVAPLRFTGTDEVRRNFLRWFDGYEGPIGLETHDRTIVVDGDVAFANMLHLDSGKRKGGLDLGIWVRETTCLRRSDGAWSITHEHVSIPFDPNNFQVWIASDKNQPA; encoded by the coding sequence ATGACTCAGCAGTCCGAAATCGCAGCCTTCTTGGACAGCCGCACCGATGCCATGCGGTCGAAAGACCTCGACCGGCTCATGTCGTTCTATACGTCCGACATCGTGTATTACGACGCCGTAGCCCCGCTTCGATTCACGGGAACCGACGAAGTGCGCCGCAACTTCCTACGGTGGTTCGACGGTTACGAGGGCCCCATCGGCCTGGAAACGCACGATCGGACCATCGTCGTCGACGGCGACGTCGCGTTCGCCAACATGCTGCACCTGGACTCGGGAAAGCGGAAGGGCGGCCTCGACCTCGGGATATGGGTACGAGAGACCACTTGTCTCCGACGGTCGGACGGCGCGTGGTCGATCACCCACGAGCATGTCTCGATTCCGTTCGACCCGAACAACTTTCAAGTCTGGATCGCCTCGGACAAGAACCAGCCCGCCTGA
- a CDS encoding esterase/lipase family protein codes for MGIGGKLNMESSTVSEVNLAALVSVCSQCSEQIGVRIMHITSITRRLGMAAITLVATAAASLGIATPEAAAAPARDPILFVHGWQGSASNWDYMWGRFLNAGYSADEMARFSYDSSQSNKDIAVEVKAQVDSLRAKTGAAKVDIITHSMGGLNSRWYLKNLDGLGFVDDWVSIGGPNHGTDAANGCADASCVEMRVGSAFLTELNSTDETPGRVNYGTWWSPCDEIINPDESTILSGAANTRTLCLGHLALLSSSPVFEGVRDFVK; via the coding sequence GTGGGCATCGGCGGCAAGTTGAACATGGAAAGTTCCACAGTGAGCGAGGTTAACCTTGCGGCGCTAGTTTCTGTCTGCTCGCAGTGCAGCGAGCAGATCGGAGTTCGAATCATGCACATCACATCGATCACGCGCCGCCTCGGGATGGCCGCTATCACCTTGGTCGCTACGGCTGCCGCTTCCCTCGGCATCGCCACGCCGGAGGCCGCTGCGGCGCCGGCGCGAGATCCGATACTTTTCGTCCATGGATGGCAGGGATCGGCGTCGAACTGGGACTACATGTGGGGCCGATTCCTGAACGCGGGGTACTCCGCGGACGAGATGGCACGATTCAGTTACGACAGCTCCCAGTCGAACAAGGACATCGCGGTGGAGGTGAAAGCGCAGGTCGATTCGCTGCGCGCGAAAACCGGTGCCGCCAAGGTCGACATCATCACCCACTCGATGGGCGGCCTCAACAGTCGCTGGTACCTGAAGAACCTGGACGGCCTGGGCTTCGTCGACGACTGGGTCTCCATCGGCGGCCCCAATCACGGCACCGACGCCGCCAATGGATGCGCCGACGCCTCCTGTGTGGAGATGCGGGTCGGCTCGGCCTTCCTGACCGAGCTCAACAGCACCGACGAAACCCCCGGCCGGGTGAACTACGGCACCTGGTGGTCGCCGTGCGACGAGATCATCAACCCCGATGAGAGCACGATTCTCAGCGGTGCCGCCAACACCCGGACGCTGTGCCTGGGTCATCTCGCGCTGCTGTCGTCGTCGCCGGTTTTCGAGGGCGTGCGCGACTTCGTGAAGTAG